Proteins encoded by one window of Actinomycetota bacterium:
- a CDS encoding FAD-dependent oxidoreductase, producing the protein MQKYDVIIVGAGPAGIFAALELSRKGNLSIAIMEKGEDINNRTREPSSINSGWGGAGAFSDGKLNLSTEIGGWLNQYISRQELGDLIDYVDQIYLDFGAPKESYEADEITLGRLKRKAVSADLILTPTRIRHLGTDICGKVLLNIRKYFDGKVEVKANTNVKHILTEDRTAVGVETDKGQKIRAKYVIVAPGREGAEWLTSEVQRLKLTLQANAVDLGVRLEVPAVVMEPLTKELYEPKLIYYSRSFEDQVRLFCACPYGVVSRETYGDVITVNGHSYRDARTENTNFALLVSTTFTEPFHEPIAYGKYIARLANLLGEGIIIQRLGDLQAGRRSTESRIRKGTVKPTLSEATPGDLSFVLPYRCLTDILEMIEVLDRIVPGVNSKNTLLYGVEVKFYSSRVKLESTLETEIKNLYAIGDGAGITRGLVQSSASGIIAARSILSRGSVSG; encoded by the coding sequence GTGCAGAAGTACGATGTGATTATCGTTGGTGCAGGTCCAGCCGGAATCTTTGCCGCTCTTGAGCTCTCGCGGAAAGGCAATCTTTCCATCGCCATAATGGAGAAGGGCGAGGATATAAACAATAGGACTCGGGAACCATCGAGTATCAACTCCGGTTGGGGAGGAGCGGGTGCCTTTAGCGATGGAAAGCTCAACCTCTCCACCGAAATTGGCGGATGGCTCAATCAATACATCTCCCGCCAGGAATTGGGCGATTTAATCGATTATGTTGACCAAATCTATTTGGATTTTGGAGCACCAAAGGAATCATATGAAGCCGATGAGATAACCTTGGGGAGGTTGAAGCGCAAAGCGGTCTCGGCGGATTTAATTCTGACCCCCACGCGGATTCGACATCTGGGAACGGATATTTGTGGCAAGGTCCTTCTCAATATACGAAAATATTTTGATGGAAAGGTCGAGGTCAAGGCAAATACCAATGTAAAACACATTCTCACCGAAGATCGCACTGCGGTGGGGGTTGAAACAGATAAGGGTCAGAAAATAAGGGCAAAATATGTCATCGTCGCCCCCGGTCGCGAGGGTGCGGAATGGCTGACCTCCGAAGTGCAACGTTTAAAGCTTACCCTTCAGGCGAATGCCGTGGATTTGGGCGTAAGATTGGAGGTGCCCGCTGTGGTCATGGAGCCTCTCACCAAAGAGCTCTACGAACCAAAGCTGATCTACTATTCCAGATCCTTTGAAGATCAAGTACGTCTCTTTTGCGCCTGTCCATATGGTGTGGTTTCCAGGGAGACCTACGGGGATGTGATCACCGTCAATGGTCACTCCTATCGAGATGCGAGAACGGAAAATACTAATTTTGCCTTGTTAGTCTCCACGACATTTACGGAGCCCTTTCATGAACCAATTGCCTATGGTAAATACATCGCCCGCCTTGCCAATCTCTTGGGAGAAGGAATAATCATTCAGCGATTGGGAGATCTTCAGGCCGGGCGGAGATCGACGGAGAGCCGCATCCGTAAAGGTACCGTGAAACCCACCCTTAGTGAGGCTACACCGGGAGATTTAAGCTTCGTTTTACCCTACAGGTGCTTGACGGATATCTTGGAGATGATAGAGGTTTTAGATAGGATCGTACCCGGTGTAAACTCAAAAAATACTCTACTATATGGAGTAGAGGTGAAGTTTTATTCCTCAAGAGTTAAGCTAGAATCCACTCTAGAGACAGAGATAAAAAATCTTTATGCCATAGGAGATGGAGCGGGGATCACCCGTGG